Proteins encoded within one genomic window of Pseudorasbora parva isolate DD20220531a chromosome 3, ASM2467924v1, whole genome shotgun sequence:
- the ak5l gene encoding adenylate kinase 5, like — protein MNTNDAKDYLSKRQIPHLFESMLTGLMYHRPEDPLVFLESCLQKTRDLGGPECVAWDTFITPDRKPLPPITPAQGKKAPCKLDGGPGPGAGPYRRYDRLPPIQAQFSIESDSDMTESSGLIQEYDVFDPSKPRPHIIFIIGGPGSGKGTQTAKLAQRYDFEHVSVGEILRNQLLHHAPSDKKWELIAQIIANGELAPQETTIEELKQQFIKKQDAKGFIVDGFPREISQAFTFEEQIGSPDLVILLACSNKQLRQRLEKRASQQGRPDDNTHAIEKRLDTFKLNITLIAKYYQERGLIVRVDADREEDDIFTDICVIVEERLFHCDTNASSTEDL, from the exons ATGAACACAAACGACGCGAAGGATTACCTCTCCAAACGACAGATCCCACACCTTTTTGAG AGCATGTTAACAGGACTGATGTACCACAGGCCCGAGGACCCTTTGGTATTCTTGGAGAGCTGCCTGCAGAAAACACGAGACCTTGGCGGTCCTGAATGTGTGGCCTGGGACACTTTCATTACACCTGATCGAAAACCTCTACCACCAATCACCCCGGCACAGGGGAAGAAAGCCCCCTGCAAACTTG ATGGTGGTCCTGGTCCTGGCGCCGGGCCCTATCGTCGATATGATAGACTGCCACCAATTCAAGCCCAGTTCTCCATAGAAAGTGACTCAGATATGACAGAGTCCTCAGGGCTCATACAGGAGTATGACGTCTTTGACCCATCTAAACCACGGCCTCACATCATATTCATCATAG GTGGACCTGGCAGTGGGAAGGGCACTCAGACAGCTAAACTTGCACAACGCTATGATTTCGAGCATGTGTCCGTGGGGGAAATTTTAAGAAACCAGTTACTGCATCATGCTCCCAGTGACAAGAAATGGGAGCTGATTGCTCAGATCATTGCCAATGGAGAACTGGCACCTCAG GAGACAACTATTGAAGAGCTGAAACAACAGTTTATCAAGAAGCAGGATGCTAAGGGATTCATTGTGGATGGATTCCCCAGAGAGATCTCCCAGGCCTTCACCTTTGAGGAGCAG ATTGGCTCTCCTGACTTGGTGATCTTGCTTGCCTGCTCTAATAAGCAACTCCGACAACGTTTAGAGAAAAGAGCGTCCCAGCAGGGCCGTCCCGACGACAATACTCACGCGATTGAGAAGAGACTAGATACTTTCAAACTCAATATCACACTCATAGCCAAGTACTACCAGGAGAGAGGACTTATTGTAAGG GTCGATGCGGATCGAGAAGAAGACGATATTTTCACAGATATTTGTGTCATTGTAGAGGAAAGATTGTTCCATTGTGACACAAATGCA AGCAGTACTGAGGATCTTTAG